A segment of the Populus nigra chromosome 12, ddPopNigr1.1, whole genome shotgun sequence genome:
ataaatattattttaaaataaaagaattaatttttttcaaaaatatttttaaaatacaaaaataaataaatagaaccTTAGATTGATGCATTGACAAGCCGAATAATGACAATGCGTGGACATGGTTTTTAGGAAGCTTCAATGATTCAAAGGACAGTGATGGTAACCATGCACTTGAATTAAACCCAGGGCTTCCTTCTACAGTGAACCATAACTTTACCTTCAAGTTGCCTCCATGCTCATGATTTAGGTCGTTGATGAATTGTTCCCCTGGCCTTTTCATACAGCAGTACCAAGTAGGGGAGCCTTCTTCACTCATGACAAAGCAGAAACAAAAAGCTGGGAAGCAGTGGCCATAAGCCACCACAGCAGCAACCACAGTTATGCTCCAGTGCTGGGGCCTGAACAGCTCGAAATCACCAGAAAAGAACGACACATATTTGAGAATGATGTGGATATGAACAAAAGGAACAATATTCTACTCGAGGACAGTCAAAATCCAAGGCACTTCCTCGTTTATTTCAAGCTTGATTCAATGATGCCAAACCCCCAGAAAAGGGATTTTCCTTAAAGTGCTTTCAGGGTATTTTGCTTTCAGAATTACTGGTGTTGTCGACCATGCCAAGAAACACTGACAATACGCCATAGAACATCTCACAAGGAATTATTGGGACACAACACCGCCTCACCATTAGATCACTCCACCGCCTCATATATGTAACCTGTTTCCAACGACAACAGCTCACAAGTGCCCTTCTGATTAGTTCCCGCTGCAGGTTGAGACCTCGAAGTCTACAGTTGAAGGAGAATTGCAGTCGAGGAGGAgtatgaaataaatacaaattcatCATAATAATTCATAGAAATTCATACGAACAAGAGAAGAGATTAATgcactgtttttgtttttttttttgtgtgtttaagTTGTTTTAAAGGTGTATTTAACtcgataaaatattaaattaattacttttagtgtttattaatattggttttgatgtagtaatataaaaaattaaaacaaaattaaaaatatttttaaaaaatatcatgcatcAAATATTAAACACATACTAATTATTGTATGGATGTAGAGTATGAAATactaaatttcattttcttacaaaaaacaaatctctgtataaaataaaatgtgtattatcttattattatttaaaaaaaaaggtgaagtcTTCTACttaagatttattaaaaaatggaatataaaattataaataccaGCCGAGTTAAACTTTCATGagtaaattgttaattttagaaaataggTCCTGAATTTGTTGCTTTGTTTTTAACCTTTCTCTaagtaaggacttaattgaaagatttgttgttttatttttaggctCCCTCTTTTCCACTTACAATCACCTGAGTACTCTGTTGACTCGGTCAACGAAGTTCTCTAATTTTGATCCGTTAGATCCCCACCGTCCAACCTCCCGCGAAGACCGTCTAGAACattaaggcaccgtttgggaacgcggctgcggccgcgttctcaaaaaatttgaaaattttttgttttttttttgttaaaatttaatatggtttgtacgttttgaatcgttttgatgtgctgatgtcaaaaataatttttaaaaaatgaaaaaacatcgttggcatgcattttggcacgaaaagttatttgaaaagcacccgcaaccacactgccaaacacgctcttaagtATCCACGATATGAAAACAATCgtaaaaaacttcattttcataTCCTTAGTTCAAAATCCTTTCCATAGTGCCCCTACTCGCTGAATAGCCAACTTATCTAATATTAAATTCGTGAGTGTTTCAGAGTGTGAtaccttatgttttttttttatattttttaaaagtatatttcacttgaaaaaatattaaattaatttttttagtgttttttaataattttaatgtgataatataaaaaaatattttaatataattttaaataaaaaaacacttttaaaaagtaatttacaTCACAATATCAATCACTAAAGTGTAGTGGTGTATACAGAGATATGTAAGATTATAGGGGCATAATTGCTTTATTGGTGGATTTATAgggattaaaataaagtttaacaAAAACACTCTAACCCGTAACTCCAACAAACGCCACGTTCTTGCAATTCCgaagaaaatccaaaaatcagtttctttcattttgatctCTTCATATTTGTAATTCAACTAGCCAGCCAGCCACCTACCAAATTCTTGTCTCGTTATAAACACAATATAAATCACTCTGGAGATCCCATAATCATAGAATCTTAatctttttaaagaattttgatACAtatagagagggagggagggagagagagagagagagagagagagagagagagagagagatgggtgTTGATCTTGAATCTTTGTCAGAGGCAACATCAGGCGCTATTGGTTCATTACTAAGCACAACAATTTTGTACCCTCTTGATACGTGTAAGACTAAGTATCAAGCTGAGGCTCGTGATCATGGACAGCAAAAATACAGGTTTTAGTATACCCAGctcttaattttcttgttttttgggttttttttaatctgggtTTTGTGTGATCTTGTGATTAGTCAACAGGGTTggtttcatttttaattgttgtaTTAGTAGCTGAAAGTTTCAATCTTTATGGATGGTAATTACTGATATGTGTAGTTACTAGTTAGGCAGTTCTGGGGTATAAAGTTGGTCGCTTTTAGCTTCATAGAGCATTTGTTTTGAATGAGAGGTATCTGCCATTGTTAAATGTAGTAGATGAGTTTATGCCTAACTCTACTGTAGCTACCTGGTCAGTGGAATTAACATTTTTTGCTGTTCTATCATCTACCTTGTCAGTATTACTCTATTAGgctatttatataaaatcttcTGCTTTCCTGATCACGATGGATGTTCTTGttaaccaattaaatattttcatctcGTCTTAGATTGGTTTCACcgtttcaggtttttttttctatgtttttagcAATCTTCATATCAATTTAGTTTAATATCATAACTAGTGATATCTTCGAAGGTTCCTCCTTGATGTATTTTATAATGAGTGGATGAAGTGTTGAAACATGTCCTGGTCAATCTCATTGAGTAGCATGTAGCATTGAGCATCTGTATTGAAATTCCTTTAAATTTTGTGTTTCACCTTTTAGATTGAATTGTAGCATTGGCGAATGGTATGTTGAGTTTATAAGCTTTAAATTTTCTGTTTTGCCTTTTCTGTTGCATGGCCATTTACCTTATGGACCGTTTGTTAGTTCTTCAGCCTCGAGCACATATTACTAGACTAAGTAACATCTTTGAGAATGTTAAGCTAGTGGCTGCTATTGTAAGGTTTATTGTTTATTTGGTGTTGCTTTTGTGGCTTATGTAGGAACCTTACTGATGTTTTATGGGAAGCAATATCCACTCGACAAGTTCTTTCACTATACCAGGGTCTAGGGACGAAAAATCTGCAGTCTTTCATTTCACAGTTTATCTACTTCTATGGGTATAGCTACTTTAAAAGACTATATCTGGAGAAGAGTGGTTCCAAAAAGATTGGAACGAAAGTTAACTTGtttattgctgctgctgctggggCTTGCACTGCCGTTATCACTCAGGTGAGTAACTAGGTACCATTTTGCAAGTTTGGCATAATGCTCAACTAATTGTTGTGATGACAGTCTTTTCATGAAATTCCTCATGTGTTCTGATTTGCTCTTGGGTGTCATTGTTAGTgtttcttctctgttttcttccatcaatattaatgttaaacTTAATATCAAAATGTTTGGCTTACCATTATGTAGCCCCTGGATACAGCCTCCTCGAGAATGCAGACAAGTGCCTTTGGCAAGTCGAAAGGACTTTGGGAAACATTGACAGAGGGCAGTTACAGTGATGCGTTTGATGGCCTTGGCATCTCTCTTTTGCTGACCTCAAACCCCGCAATTCAGGTACTTGACCTGGCCTTGTAGTTTTATACTATGATACAAATTGCTTCACAATCTCATTTGGAGGCTACCTGCATTTTGCTTAAGAGAATCGACTATACTGAGACAAGAGTTACATATATTGCAGTACACGGTATTCGATCAGCTCAAACTAAGACTATTAAAGACAAACCAGAACAACACAGAAAAGACTGCGGTAACCCTTTCTGCCTTCACAGCTTTTGTTCTGGGTGCGCTCTCAAAGAGCATAGCCACCATTCTGACATATCCTGCAATCAGGTGCGCAGCTATTACCTTAAACTTTAGTTTTAAATACTTGAGATATAGAGTGATCTGATATTTATACAATTGATACAGGTGTAAGGTGGTGATTCAAGCTGCCGACTCAGATGACGATGAAGCTAAGAGAGCTCAGCGAAAGTCTAGAAAGACATTGTCTGCGGTCATACATGCTATATGGAAAAAAGAGGGAATTTTGGGCTTTTTCAAAGGATTGCATGCCCAGATTTTGAAGACTGTACTGAGCTCAGCATTCCTTTTGATGATCAAGGAGAAAATAGCCGCAACCACTTGGGTTCTTATACTCGCAACTAGAAGGTATCTATTTCTCACAAGGGGTAAACTAAAAGGTGCCTGATGGTGATTCCTCGATGGTAATATGCTTCAAAATCTTTGTAGATAGTGTTACTGcttatttaatttcaagaaaactgAAGGATTCAATTTATCAGATAAGAAGCTTAAATTGAGATGAGTTTAATCCCGGATTTTTTCTCTCCAAAGATACTTATTAATCTATgtaatttatgatttgtattGTTTGTAATGCAATTTAAATTCTCCCCGTAATTCCTCTTTTTTTCGAAACTTCAAATAAATGATCTGCAATTGTGAAAtgcttttgaaaagaaattgcaGTAAGTGGATTTTAATGGGAATGTCCCTTCCCCCATTCTAAATACAGTTTTAGTTTACTTTACATCAAGAAACCATAGTTCTTGCAGATTTTGTGAAATGCTTATATGAAGCTGATGTTGAGTCACTCACGAAGGACTTCTTCTGATTCTGGGCTGGTTACATTTTCCCATTACTCTGATAAAATATGTTAAATGCTTGACATCATCAAGTGAAGACAATCATATTTTATCGAAGTGTCTTGTGTTCTATGGATGATGTAGTAAAACTAAATTTACCTAACAACCTCTCCTTAATGCATCAAGTTAATACAAAGATGCTCTTTAAAATTGACcgataaataattaaaacttagttcacattattttttaaaaatgataaaaaattaaattagaaattgaTCCGATCTGATGAGATCTGATTAACTTGGCAATTTCACACATCAATGTAAATGTAGCCATTGGATGCCTCAACTACGTTTCCTTTTAAATGTAAATGAATCCCAGTATTTATATTGCTCGATTAAGACAATAGATTGATGGCAGAAGgcagtttttggttttttttagttctttttctaaaagaattTCAGGAAACGAAaaaaagatatgatttttttttgtttttgataaaaaggTATGAACTATGGAATTTTAGTAACAAGGatgagaaaatttaatttaaatttcatcgAGATAAAATTTTGACAAGAAATCTTTGAAGGCTACATGATTTGTTAGGGTAAAATCTCATAATAGTCTGATCATGTGTATTGTTAggttaaaatctcaaaataatatgacattgTGAAGcccttcaaataaaactcataaaatacaataaaaaattatctttttttatcttcttgtaaaaaaattttaatccttCCAAGGATTTTgaactaaatataaatataaatatctattcagattttattaaattagatattttctCTAAACTAAAAGTaactattttaaagaaaaaaagataattttaattataatttttaaattcagttCGATAACCAACCCAATTCAAAACTTGGGTCATGAATTATCTCAGGTCAactctaattttgttttatttttataaaataaaaacaacattatttttttattaacaaaataattaataagttaCAATCACCACGTCAACCCCAGTTTTTGCATTTTCGATCTTGTTTCAGCCTAGATCGGTTGGATCCCAAGTTACTCATTATGCCGGACCGGATTTTATAGCTAAAGTCTCTAGCCTCGAGCCGAAATGTTTCCAGGACAAAACGCAGGAGACAGTTGGTACCCACAAGTctccaattcttttttttttttttttttaattgtagtctttttttgtgttcttgaaCAAAGTTGTCAATTTCATTCCGTTCTGCTCGAAATAATcaaaacattccataccaatttaaaaaacgaaacaaaacagaataaatttcatctcattttaaatctcgatctgttccggatttttcggctaaattccgcccgaaacgttctagtttcattccacatgttccgttcggCTCTTAAAAAGCcaatgaatcaaattgaaccttgctcaatttcattaattaaaccacccaattataaaaaagttatttttcattctattttcaatagcaatgatattaataataatattaaaaattattattactattttcattaacaatgatattaattttttaaaattagatttatcactaatatatatggtttatattcatgtttttttttttcatgtttatactttataggaatttgagcaaaacaagagatgctttagattccattagccacttcataacattgacctaactttatatttaaatatttttgttaaaatattttactttcataatattttgatattttatttaagttgaattactttaagttaaatatctatttaatcttgactatttagaaatattttaaaatttgaaattatatttgtttggcattgtgtttgtattgcatagtttataattaatttatcttgaatttaaattatgtttgttgaatatatatatatatatatatatatatatatgaacagtacaaccctgAAACGACACACTGAAACACTccaaaactgaaacattccattccaattaaaaaaataaaacacctatCAAAACAGAATTGATAACCTTGTTCTTGAGTGCTTGTCCCGATATCTCATGTTACCAACCACATGAATTaattatgatgataataatattttttttacgttataattaattaacatattttacATGCATGGGCGGCGGCGGCGGCCTGCCCtacagaaaagagagaaaaatatcaaGCCGCCAGGGAGGAGGGAAAGATTAGTGGGAGAGCTGAGAGCTGTTACGGAGGAGATCAGCGTGGGACAAAAACGTATAAAAGAAACAAGACAAGAGATTGAAGAGATAAAACCCGAATGCCAGAAACTCAAAGAGGAGAATATGATCATATCCAAGCAGATTGATTGCAATCCAATCAAGGCGAACCTAATGCGTAGCATTTTGAAAGCTCGTGAAGATAAAAACTTTGCTCAAGCTGCTCAACTTACTCAGCTCCTCCGGTTTGTCGATTAAACCTCCCTTTATAGTAACGATGTTGTTTTTCTGTTTCCTGTGTTCCTGTTCGTGATCTATCGCCAGTGGAGAAATGGAGAGCAAGAACCCAAGCTTTGGCTGATTCGGGATGCAACCAGCCTGCGAGCAATGATGAAAAATAGGAATTAAATAGCATTCATGTCAAATAATCTCACAGTATCTGTTGTTTGATAGAAGCACAAATTAGCCTATGGCTATATGATAGTAGCCTACCTCAGCAAGATATTAAGCCATTTACTAtcctgttttttaaaatattttttattttaaaatatattaaaataatattttttatcttttaaaaattatttttaatattaatacattaaaataatttaaaaatatcaaaaatatattaatttaaaataaaaaattttaaaaacactttccaatcatAATGCCTAACACTACTGTTGGCGTCCAAAAAAGTATTTCCAAACTTGATTAATAATATAGTATTTAAGAATtttcatgatattaaaaataaattttaataaataaataaattttattttaatatatatctaagaataaaatattttaaaaaataataattattacaataacaaataataaaagtgaattaaaagtgaattttaattaccATTGAAATTTAATCTGATTTAAGATTATGGTTAcagtaatttattaaattattttttaaaaaaatagtatcattttattttttttaattcttagaaTTAACATGATTGAATGTtacttgaatttaataaatcaattagaaTGCAAGTCAAGTCAACTCTCGTAAGGTTattcaaattaatctaaatagaattgaaataaaatccAGCTTTCAAGTAATTTGTAAATTACCAAGGCAAACCATCAAACCAGATAAAGTTTAATTACTATGTTATTTACTAtgattatccaaaaataaaattccatttTGGTAAAAAGCACAATTCCTTTGCTTTTGTTGCTATTAACCTAACTGATAAAGATTTATCGCTTGCTTtgcctgtatatatatatatatatatatatatatatatatatatatatatatatatatataaacatcaataaaaaacaaaacaacgcGGGAGCATCAGAGACAGAGATCTGTTTGGTAacagagaaagagaagagaacagAAGAGaaaaccggaaggaaggaaagatgATGTCAGGAGGAGTAGGAAAATACACACACATTGATAATCAAAAAGTCTCTGGATCTGTTCCTgtaagtctctctctctctctctatacgTTTCTTCATACGTATATCTATGCGTGCTTTTCGTATTCAGATCTATTTCTCAGCTGTTAACCATTTGTTTCGATTCGATTTTCTAGTCTGTTCCAGATCCAGGCCACGTCACAGTTCAATTCACCGGTAACCACAagtttttctctttgattttcatttcctttactgtTTGCTAGCTGAGAAAATTCTGTAATCGAGAAGACAATTCTCAATTCTCATGTTATTGAGATTGCTGCAgctgcttatttttctttatgagattatcagtttgattattcttttaatttttttaattattgtatctgcgatataaaaatattgatttttaatgtattatttgtAGCAGATTCGAATCTGCAGACATTTCCTCCATCAGAATCGCAGGGGAAGATATCTGGTGGAACCCGTCCGCCTCGTGATGCTGATGGTATGCTATTATATTACTTAATTCTCCGCTATAATTAGCAAAATGAGCGTATATATTGAGTGGTTTAGGAAATGTGCTAGTTCAGTTAGGCTTGAAGTGTTCAATGGAGTCAATGCAATGCAATATCGTGTTGAACACCAAAAAATGGAGTCAGGCTTAGGCTATAAGTTGTCAAAGGTTTCCAGTTTATCAGCTGACAAGTTTTAACCAGGTTGTGTGCTTTGCGCATGTGTGTTGAAAGAAGGCATAGGTCTCGTTCTTAAGTTTGAGGATAAGATAGCATGAATGGTAGTTGAAGAAGCATGGTATGTGAAGTAAAGGATCAATAGTCTTAACGAAGCAAATTTTCTGTCAATTTGACTGACTGCAACTTGATTAAAGTTGTAGTTAGAAAAGGTTTCTTGGAAACGGCTTGGCAAACTGGATTTGCTACTGTGACCAATCCCTGAGGAACTAAGTGGTGGCCAGGGTTAATGGCGACTCatgttaattttcatttttgtggtattttttttctggtttggtctGGTGAAATCTTGGAAATAGTGTTGTTACAAGTTGTTAAGACTGTTTAAAATGTCATATAATATTCACTGTTTTGAAGCAAGTTTTAATGGTGTAGCATTTGATATGTTAAATGGCTAAATTTCTCTTGGTTCAGATACATTTTCAAAACCTGTTTCTGGTTCTGAGGAATCCCAGCAAGGTGGTTGGTTTCGGACATTTACAGTTGCTGCATATAAGCCGTACTTTGATGTTGACACGACTGATGTTTTGGAAAGGATCAAATATTCACTTTTCCCATTTAGAGGAACTTTTACTGAAAAAACAGTCAGCAACCCAGATTTGTGAGTTGTCTTTGCCTAAATCGACACTTTTGATATATGGTCTGAATTGATTAAAATGTCAAATTGTTTCCCAACATTGAATTTGTGAGGAACTTTTTGTTGTAATTGTCTCAATTGTATGTTAATTAATACTTGACTAGGAAAGTGTAACTacgtaaaaagaaagaaagcatgcAGATGCTATTACAAAGAAGGAAAATATTCTGATAACTGACATGATCGTCTTTTATATTCTTAGTTTAATAGTTGAACATGTGCTAAGAGGGTGAACCATCTGTAGTCTAATATATTCATGGGCAACactttgtataattttttatggttttctacACATGATGATAGCTAAAAGTTGATGCTGTAATGTTAACGTACTGTTAATGTTTATAAAGAAACACCTCTCCAAATGTTTCTAGGGAAATAAAATGTAGTTTTAAGCTTTTTGGCATTGTTTGGTGATGATAAGCTATAGAATCTAGtgataatcttgaatttttgcCGTCAAATTGTTATATTTGAGCTCTCCCCCATCGTAAGTCAGAAGTCCTTCAGATGACTTTTTTATTAAGGTTCCCAAGACCTGACCTGTCTTGTGGATTGTCTAGATGATGTTGTGAAATGTGACTATTATCATATCTAGCTGATTACCTATCCTGTAGATATAGATAGTTCAATCTCATATCCCTGGGATTGATTTAACTTTTGgggatttaacattaaatttcttGCTTTTGCTTCTTAAATAaccaaaagatgaaaaattcaAGGAACTGCTCACGCTGACAAAAGACCAGAATTTTTCTGCTTTATCAGCCTTTTGCAGTCTGATCGCTTATTGGTTTCTGCAATAAGTCATCAGTTTTGCAAATCCCTTGTATTTGATGGACATACTAAACTCA
Coding sequences within it:
- the LOC133669301 gene encoding peroxisomal adenine nucleotide carrier 1-like yields the protein MGVDLESLSEATSGAIGSLLSTTILYPLDTCKTKYQAEARDHGQQKYRNLTDVLWEAISTRQVLSLYQGLGTKNLQSFISQFIYFYGYSYFKRLYLEKSGSKKIGTKVNLFIAAAAGACTAVITQPLDTASSRMQTSAFGKSKGLWETLTEGSYSDAFDGLGISLLLTSNPAIQYTVFDQLKLRLLKTNQNNTEKTAVTLSAFTAFVLGALSKSIATILTYPAIRCKVVIQAADSDDDEAKRAQRKSRKTLSAVIHAIWKKEGILGFFKGLHAQILKTVLSSAFLLMIKEKIAATTWVLILATRRYLFLTRGKLKGA